One part of the Bombus terrestris chromosome 13, iyBomTerr1.2, whole genome shotgun sequence genome encodes these proteins:
- the LOC125386213 gene encoding uncharacterized protein LOC125386213, which translates to MNVEGHLLITKQKIRYLGVQVDNCRRFGAHSEIVCGKADAIMGALRSLLPNVNGSTGSVRKLHYGTWESVMLYAAPVWAKTIKKKKNRNTLKRVQRSALMRSSTAYRTVFTGTLPIYYTIELRAEKYTLRYPFKRRSDFGLL; encoded by the coding sequence ATGAACGTGGAAGGACACCTTCTGATCACGAAGCAGAAGATTAGATACCTTGGAGTGCAGGTAGATAACTGCAGAAGGTTCGGGGCTCACTCGGAGATAGTATGCGGTAAGGCCGATGCCATCATGGGAGCATTGAGATCGCTGCTGCCCAATGTGAACGGTTCCACCGGCTCTGTGAGGAAGCTCCATTATGGTACCTGGGAGTCGGTGATGCTCTATGCGGCGCCTGTATGGGCAAAgacaataaagaagaaaaagaataggaATACTCTTAAGAGGGTGCAAAGGTCCGCGCTGATGAGATCATCTACGGCGTATCGCACAGTGTTTACGGGCACCTTGCCCATTTACTACACAATCGAGCTCCGGGCCGAGAAATATACCTTACGATACCCGTTCAAGAGAAGATCCGACTTCGGTCTTTTATGA